A stretch of Ipomoea triloba cultivar NCNSP0323 chromosome 11, ASM357664v1 DNA encodes these proteins:
- the LOC115997612 gene encoding centromere protein O: protein MNFMQEDDVLLETTRAKFSNVLKRHGELAERLSRDSDKTIFERLHREFEAARASQAQEISLEGEQWNDGLLATIRERVHIEADIKAMQMPGDTAQSPIPCQEKVTYKIGNKVICCLEGARIGIQYETSFAGETCELYHCVLESKSFLEKMTVIEHTVPFFLPIREAENEFLSSNAMKFIDHVGDLLQAYVDRREQVRLIKELYGNQLGQLYHSLPYHMIEFVLDDFDCRITVCLRYADLVSTLPTGVSVVAWPAQHSKKSSNFIASTRKGNYPVPERLTYAEEALRTMSLPEAYAEIVLNLQQALGDVFVPEGPA, encoded by the exons ATG AATTTCATGCAAGAGGATGATGTGCTTTTGGAGACTACACGGGCTAAGT TTTCAAATGTTCTTAAAAGGCATGGAGAGCTGGCAGAGCGTCTTTCTAG GGACTCTGATAAGACAATTTTTGAGCGTTTGCATAGGGAATTTGAAGCTGCTCGTGCTTCCCAAGCTCAAG AAATTAGCTTGGAAGGTGAACAATGGAATGATGGCTTATTAGCTACAATAAGGGAGCGG GTTCACATTGAGGCTGACATAAAGGCCATGCAAATGCCAGGGGATACAGCCCAGTCTCCAATTCCATGTCAAGAAAAAGTTACATATAAAATTGGTAATAAG GTGATCTGTTGTTTAGAAGGAGCAAGAATTGGTATACAATATGAAACATCTTTTGCTG GAGAAACTTGTGAGCTTTACCACTGTGTGCTTGAGAGCAAGTCATTTCTTGAGAAGATGACAGTTATTGAGCACACGGTCCCTTTTTTCCTGCCAATACGGGAAGCTGAAAATGAGTTTCTCTCTTCAAACGCAATG AAATTCATAGACCATGTGGGAGATCTGTTGCAGGCCTATGTAGATAGACGAGAACAG GTTCGACTTATTAAAGAGTTGTATGGGAATCAGCTTGGACAGTTGTATCATAGTCTTCCATATCATATGATTGAATTTGTGCTTGACGATTTTGATTG TAGGATAACTGTGTGCCTTAGATATGCCGACCTTGTGTCTACACTACCAACTGGGGTCAGTGTTGTGGCATGGCCAGCGCAGCATTCAAAAAAGTCTTCAAATTTTATTGCTTCAACCAGGAAAGGAAATTACCCGGTCCCTGAACGTCTGACTTATGCAGAGGAGGCACTACGAACCATGAGCCTTCCCGAAG CATATGCAGAGATTGTTTTGAACCTTCAACAAGCTCTGGGAGACGTGTTTGTGCCAGAAGGTCCCGCCTAG